The Labilibaculum sp. sequence CATGTAATACAAGCTGTAAGCAAACCATTTTCGCGGGCTTTTTTTACTCCCCCAATAACATAGGGAGTTGTGCCCGAAGCAGCAATTCCTAATACCGTATCATTTTGATTAAAACCATGTTCCTGTATTTCTTCCCAGGCTTTGTTCCAATCATCTTCAGCCGATTCAACGGCATTTCGCAAGGCCTTTTCTCCTCCTGCAATCAATCCAATTACAATATTCCCCGGAACTCCAAAAGTTGGCGGCAATTCCGAGGCATCCAATACGCCAAGTCGGCCACTTGTTCCGGCACCTATATAAAATAATCTACCTCCGGCTTTAACACGATCAACAAGTAGGGAAACAAATTTCTCGATTTCGGGAATTGTACGATTTACGGCCAAATGAACTTGTCCGTCTTCCTGATTAATTCCAATAAGTAGTTCATTAACCGACATCTTTTCTAGATTCGAAAAGTTAGAGGGTGATTCTGTTATTTTGTTTGAAGTTTTCTGATTACCTGCTTTGTTCATTCTTTTGTTTTTATTTACCAAGATGGTATTGAATCAATCCTTCCAATGGGCTTTGCTCAATTTTTCCAAGACGTAAACCGGTCTCGGTTGCGACCATTTCCAGTTCATTTTTAAAATAATATGCAATACTTCCAATAAAGTGAATGGGTAGGTTGATGTGATTATTGTATTGTTTTATATTTCTTTCGAAAAATTCACCGAAGCTCTTTTTTACAAGTTCTGATATATATAGTGATTGAATGTTCTCAGAAAGAAAGACTGTAAATTGAGCAAGAAAACGGCTGGGAGCTTCCTCTTTGTATACTTTGTTTATGATGTCCGCGTATTCCAGATTGTATTTCTGATAGAATGCACTTTTTATTTCTTCAGGGGCAAGATTTTTGAGAATGTCAGCCAATAATTTTTTCCCCATA is a genomic window containing:
- the murQ gene encoding N-acetylmuramic acid 6-phosphate etherase, producing MNKAGNQKTSNKITESPSNFSNLEKMSVNELLIGINQEDGQVHLAVNRTIPEIEKFVSLLVDRVKAGGRLFYIGAGTSGRLGVLDASELPPTFGVPGNIVIGLIAGGEKALRNAVESAEDDWNKAWEEIQEHGFNQNDTVLGIAASGTTPYVIGGVKKARENGLLTACITCNPGAPVSQEAEIVIEAIVGPEFVTGSTRLKAGTAQKMILNMITTSLMIKLGRVQGNRMVNMQLTNKKLVERGTKMIMEELKLEKEVAKSLLLKHGSVKKAIEAYK